The Agromyces sp. LHK192 genome includes a window with the following:
- a CDS encoding alpha/beta fold hydrolase, with product MPRIGAFRDDPARARYLVAYDAALATMPQTTAVSEVDTALGTVHACTWAGDLGGPPVLLLPGITSGIPMWADNLPALLESGRTIIAVDALGDAGRSVQRAPMTSMDDQARWLVEALDGLGAERVHAVGHSFGGATAAALAVREPQRIASLSLLEPVFTFAWPPPATFWWATIATLPVPTAWREHALAALGGVDVEEVRAQSPVGTLVAVASETFRSALPTPRPLGDAQLARLTMPTYVAIGGGRSLAGGRRAAARARAGIPTAEVELWPDAGHSLPMQHPAEIAERLERLWARG from the coding sequence ATGCCCCGGATCGGCGCCTTCCGAGACGACCCCGCGCGCGCCCGCTATCTCGTCGCCTACGACGCGGCACTGGCGACCATGCCGCAGACCACGGCCGTCTCCGAGGTCGACACCGCCCTCGGCACGGTGCACGCATGCACGTGGGCGGGCGATCTCGGTGGACCGCCCGTGCTCCTCCTTCCCGGGATCACGTCGGGCATCCCGATGTGGGCCGACAACCTGCCCGCGCTGCTCGAGTCGGGTCGCACGATCATCGCGGTCGACGCCCTCGGCGACGCCGGCCGATCGGTGCAGCGTGCGCCGATGACGTCGATGGACGACCAGGCGCGATGGCTCGTCGAGGCGCTCGACGGCCTCGGCGCCGAGCGCGTCCACGCGGTCGGGCACTCGTTCGGCGGGGCGACCGCCGCCGCGCTCGCCGTCCGCGAGCCGCAGCGCATCGCCTCGCTCTCGCTCCTCGAACCCGTCTTCACCTTCGCCTGGCCGCCGCCGGCGACGTTCTGGTGGGCGACCATCGCGACCCTCCCCGTGCCGACGGCGTGGCGGGAGCACGCGCTGGCCGCGCTCGGCGGCGTCGACGTCGAGGAGGTGCGCGCGCAGAGCCCGGTCGGGACCCTCGTCGCCGTCGCGTCGGAGACCTTCCGAAGTGCGCTGCCGACGCCGCGGCCGCTCGGCGACGCGCAACTCGCCCGGTTGACGATGCCGACCTACGTGGCCATCGGTGGCGGGCGCTCGCTGGCCGGTGGGCGTCGTGCGGCTGCGCGGGCGCGCGCCGGCATCCCGACGGCCGAGGTCGAGCTCTGGCCCGATGCCGGTCACTCGCTGCCCATGCAGCACCCCGCCGAGATCGCCGAGCGGCTCGAACGGCTCTGGGCGCGCGGCTGA
- a CDS encoding M23 family metallopeptidase, with protein sequence MVESSARAASLVRVPALRIGFLLILLGIVGSVVDAFVPGLAALGRVDAVLLIGGLALTVVGMVLGFWSPLDRGEPLIVDSPVSGRWQAVNSPGSKVPSHGTHAYGQAYAVDLVHRPDGTDHPEFGTVDAFSLEPERFPGFGEPLYSCADGVVVVASDRLRDHRSRSNQAALLWFMFAEGFVRELGGPGRVVGNHLIVRADDGSHFVYAHLRHRSARVAVGDRVAAGDHVADCGNTGNSTEPHLHIHRQDVASLTFATGLPWGIRGGSGDGDGFPPNEGYLDGRPAGR encoded by the coding sequence ATGGTGGAGTCATCCGCGCGAGCCGCGTCGCTGGTTCGCGTCCCGGCGCTGCGCATCGGGTTCCTGCTCATCCTGCTCGGCATCGTCGGCAGCGTCGTCGACGCGTTCGTGCCCGGCCTCGCCGCGCTCGGTCGTGTGGACGCGGTGCTGCTCATCGGCGGCCTCGCGCTCACGGTGGTCGGCATGGTGCTCGGGTTCTGGTCGCCGCTCGATCGCGGCGAGCCGCTGATCGTGGACTCCCCGGTCTCCGGTCGCTGGCAGGCCGTGAACAGTCCGGGCTCGAAGGTGCCGAGTCACGGCACGCACGCCTACGGCCAGGCGTACGCCGTCGACCTGGTGCACCGGCCCGACGGCACCGACCACCCCGAGTTCGGCACGGTCGACGCGTTCTCGCTCGAGCCCGAGCGGTTCCCCGGCTTCGGCGAGCCCCTGTACTCGTGCGCAGACGGCGTCGTCGTGGTCGCGAGCGACCGGCTCCGCGACCACCGCAGTCGCTCGAACCAGGCTGCGCTGCTCTGGTTCATGTTCGCCGAGGGGTTCGTCCGCGAACTCGGCGGCCCGGGCCGGGTCGTCGGCAACCACCTGATCGTGCGCGCCGACGACGGCTCGCACTTCGTCTATGCGCACCTGCGGCACCGCAGCGCGAGGGTCGCGGTCGGCGACCGGGTCGCCGCGGGCGATCACGTCGCCGACTGCGGCAACACCGGCAACTCGACCGAACCGCACCTGCACATCCACCGGCAGGATGTCGCGAGCCTGACGTTCGCGACGGGCCTGCCCTGGGGCATCCGCGGTGGATCCGGCGACGGCGACGGGTTCCCGCCGAACGAGGGGTACCTCGACGGGAGACCGGCCGGACGCTGA
- a CDS encoding carbon-nitrogen hydrolase family protein, translating to MPTEETASAAAEDLLDARGAVAGASVAVAVAQFAPTADANANLAEIGRLAGLAASRGARVVVFPEYSMFFTPELGRDMADAAEPLDGEFVRALGDLAAALRVHLVVGVLEQGTTSGRFRNSVVALGPSGALVASYRKLHLYDAFGQRESEWVEPGAIEEPETFDVDGLRFGLQTCYDARFPEVTRRLADADVDVVCMPAEWVRGPLKEAHWRVLTTARALENTLYVAAADQAPPVGAGNSMIVDPMGVELATVGEETSVALAWVSRERIDAVRKVNPALSLRRFGVAERA from the coding sequence ATGCCCACCGAAGAGACCGCCTCCGCCGCAGCAGAAGACCTCCTCGACGCGCGCGGAGCCGTGGCCGGGGCATCCGTCGCCGTCGCCGTCGCGCAGTTCGCACCGACGGCAGATGCGAACGCGAACCTCGCCGAGATCGGCCGACTCGCCGGCCTCGCGGCATCCCGCGGCGCCCGGGTCGTCGTGTTCCCCGAGTACTCGATGTTCTTCACCCCGGAGCTCGGCCGCGACATGGCGGACGCCGCCGAGCCGCTCGACGGCGAGTTCGTGCGCGCGCTCGGCGACCTCGCGGCCGCGCTGCGCGTGCACCTGGTGGTCGGGGTGCTCGAACAGGGCACGACGTCGGGGAGGTTCCGCAACTCGGTCGTCGCACTCGGCCCGTCGGGCGCACTGGTCGCGAGCTATCGCAAGCTGCACCTCTACGACGCGTTCGGCCAGCGCGAGTCGGAGTGGGTGGAGCCGGGCGCGATCGAGGAGCCCGAGACGTTCGACGTCGACGGCCTGCGCTTCGGCCTGCAGACCTGTTACGACGCCCGGTTCCCCGAGGTGACCCGTCGTCTCGCCGACGCCGACGTCGACGTGGTGTGCATGCCCGCGGAGTGGGTGCGCGGCCCGCTCAAGGAGGCGCACTGGCGGGTGCTGACGACCGCGCGAGCCCTCGAGAACACGCTGTACGTGGCCGCGGCCGACCAGGCGCCGCCGGTCGGTGCCGGCAACAGCATGATCGTCGACCCGATGGGCGTCGAGCTCGCGACCGTCGGCGAGGAGACCTCGGTCGCGCTCGCGTGGGTGTCGCGCGAGCGGATCGACGCGGTCAGGAAGGTCAATCCCGCGCTGTCGCTGCGGCGGTTCGGGGTGGCCGAGAGAGCCTGA
- a CDS encoding TetR/AcrR family transcriptional regulator has translation MERRTEIIVAVWSVILAKGIAGVSIRAVATAAGVSIGLVQHHFPTKEVLIRESAAAMIAGSTARFLATEADDEAAVRDLVVHAIPVSPGQRDGVVIWHAYLAGSVADPELAALLRDAKSGQERELADRLSTGRAVADAARLARTLIAVADGLSSRVIAGGLDGDEAVETALAAIDALTRGGLTRGWSVHPDAAQRT, from the coding sequence ATGGAACGGCGGACCGAGATCATCGTCGCGGTGTGGAGCGTCATCCTCGCCAAGGGCATCGCCGGCGTCTCGATCCGCGCGGTCGCGACCGCGGCCGGCGTCTCGATCGGGCTCGTGCAGCACCACTTCCCCACGAAGGAGGTCCTCATCCGCGAGAGCGCCGCGGCCATGATCGCCGGGTCCACCGCACGGTTCCTGGCGACGGAGGCCGACGACGAAGCCGCCGTGCGCGACCTCGTCGTCCATGCGATCCCCGTCTCCCCCGGGCAACGCGACGGGGTCGTCATCTGGCACGCGTACCTCGCCGGATCGGTCGCCGACCCGGAGCTCGCCGCGCTCCTCCGCGACGCCAAGTCCGGCCAGGAGCGCGAACTGGCCGATCGCCTCTCGACCGGTCGTGCCGTCGCGGATGCCGCCCGCCTCGCACGCACCCTGATCGCGGTCGCCGACGGCCTGTCGTCACGGGTGATCGCCGGCGGTCTCGACGGAGACGAAGCGGTGGAGACCGCGCTGGCGGCGATCGACGCATTGACCCGCGGAGGGCTGACCCGCGGATGGAGCGTGCATCCGGATGCCGCGCAACGAACGTGA
- a CDS encoding helix-turn-helix domain-containing protein, with amino-acid sequence MPRNERDLAVGEFLRIRRSSLAPPPSSTARRVSGLRREEVAERAGVSVSYYTRIEQGVVTASSDVLSAIGRALALDDDDREHLLDLVAAADRTVPTVPAGAGSSSAAAIDAGLARVLESIDDIPAGVLGHDMTLLGWNRLAHEVFAPHLDFDGPRTHRLNWAWMLFMDQRCRARFDPWEPVAIDMVGRLRASRAKHPWAGPLAALIRRLRTECADFERIWRRYPVRLGALGEVRLSHPDLGTLRLRDTVLRTNDDSQQLLIVFHPVGPGA; translated from the coding sequence ATGCCGCGCAACGAACGTGACCTGGCCGTCGGCGAGTTCCTCAGGATCCGCAGGAGCTCGCTCGCCCCACCGCCGTCGAGCACCGCCCGTCGGGTGAGCGGGCTGCGCCGCGAGGAGGTCGCCGAGCGCGCCGGGGTGAGCGTGTCGTACTACACGCGCATCGAGCAGGGCGTCGTCACCGCGTCCTCCGACGTGCTGTCGGCGATCGGGCGGGCGCTCGCCCTCGACGACGACGACCGCGAGCACCTGCTCGACCTCGTCGCGGCAGCCGACCGCACCGTGCCGACCGTGCCCGCCGGCGCCGGATCGTCGTCGGCGGCCGCGATCGACGCCGGACTGGCGCGGGTGCTCGAGAGCATCGACGACATTCCGGCCGGCGTCCTCGGCCACGACATGACCCTGCTCGGGTGGAATCGCCTCGCCCACGAGGTGTTCGCTCCGCACCTCGACTTCGACGGACCCCGCACCCACCGACTGAACTGGGCCTGGATGCTCTTCATGGACCAGCGGTGCCGTGCGCGCTTCGACCCGTGGGAGCCCGTCGCGATCGACATGGTCGGCCGACTGCGCGCCTCGCGCGCGAAGCATCCGTGGGCCGGCCCGCTGGCGGCGTTGATCCGGCGCCTGCGAACCGAGTGCGCCGATTTCGAACGCATCTGGCGTCGGTATCCGGTGCGGCTCGGCGCACTCGGCGAGGTCCGCCTCAGCCATCCCGACCTCGGCACCCTGCGGTTGCGCGACACCGTGCTGCGGACGAACGACGACTCGCAGCAGCTGCTCATCGTGTTCCACCCCGTCGGCCCGGGCGCCTGA
- a CDS encoding NmrA family transcriptional regulator → MTEATRRLPHDERPVLVTGATGKVGRRVVDRLRADGLPARAASRSLSGFEWDDPDTWGRHFDGAASVVLSYAPDIAYPGAGASVERFAAAAAAAGIRRAVLLSGRGEEAAVAAEALVRTHLPALTVVRGAFFAQNFTEGALAESVAMGELALPAPDAPEPFVDAEDVAAMIAVTAARPGHEGRVYEATGPALLTFREAATAVAAARGASVHVEQVPVAEWTEQLRAAGLPDDLADLLGHLFTEVVDGRNAHVSPDVEAVTGRPPTPFAAFVRRDVRARAVAPA, encoded by the coding sequence ATGACCGAAGCCACCCGTCGCCTCCCGCACGACGAGCGTCCCGTCCTGGTGACCGGCGCGACGGGCAAGGTGGGTCGCCGCGTCGTCGACCGCCTGCGCGCCGACGGCCTCCCCGCGCGAGCCGCCTCGCGCTCGCTGAGCGGCTTCGAGTGGGACGACCCCGACACCTGGGGGCGCCACTTCGACGGCGCGGCGTCCGTCGTGCTCTCCTACGCTCCCGACATCGCCTACCCCGGCGCCGGCGCGAGCGTCGAGCGCTTCGCCGCAGCGGCCGCCGCGGCCGGCATCCGTCGCGCCGTGCTGCTCTCGGGCCGCGGCGAGGAGGCCGCCGTCGCCGCCGAGGCGCTCGTGCGCACGCACCTGCCGGCGCTCACCGTCGTCCGCGGGGCCTTCTTCGCGCAGAACTTCACCGAGGGCGCACTCGCCGAGTCGGTCGCCATGGGCGAACTGGCGCTCCCCGCACCCGACGCGCCCGAACCGTTCGTCGATGCCGAGGACGTCGCAGCGATGATCGCCGTCACGGCGGCGCGTCCCGGCCACGAGGGTCGCGTATACGAGGCCACCGGACCCGCGCTGCTGACATTCCGCGAGGCGGCCACCGCGGTCGCCGCGGCCCGCGGCGCTTCGGTGCACGTCGAGCAGGTGCCGGTCGCGGAGTGGACCGAGCAACTCCGCGCCGCAGGGCTTCCCGACGACCTGGCGGATCTCCTGGGCCACCTGTTCACCGAGGTCGTCGACGGCCGCAACGCCCACGTGTCGCCCGACGTCGAGGCGGTCACCGGTCGCCCGCCGACCCCGTTCGCCGCTTTCGTGCGGCGAGACGTCCGCGCGCGGGCCGTCGCACCGGCGTGA
- a CDS encoding ClbS/DfsB family four-helix bundle protein, with protein MTGIPTTRASLEAAAMRGYRDLDRLIEQMPDSERSAPFSAEADAAVSAGARRDRDVQDVVNHLHAWHVLLLGWLDAEAGGDPVAFPAPGHSWGSLAELNAELRDRYRLPGAAAAALDQARVRLRQGHVDALARIETIPDDDLFEPGRHGWLAGALAEPVHECLGGHYAWAVEVISTATEARA; from the coding sequence ATGACCGGCATCCCCACGACGAGGGCGTCACTCGAGGCGGCGGCCATGCGCGGCTACCGCGACCTCGACCGGCTGATCGAGCAGATGCCGGACTCCGAGCGGAGCGCGCCGTTCAGTGCCGAGGCGGATGCCGCGGTCAGCGCCGGCGCACGCCGCGACCGCGACGTGCAGGACGTCGTCAACCACCTCCACGCCTGGCACGTGCTCCTGCTCGGCTGGCTGGATGCCGAGGCCGGCGGCGATCCCGTCGCGTTTCCCGCGCCCGGGCACTCGTGGGGGTCGCTCGCCGAGCTCAACGCCGAACTCCGCGACCGCTACCGGTTGCCGGGCGCGGCCGCGGCGGCGCTCGACCAGGCCAGAGTCCGGCTCCGGCAGGGCCACGTCGATGCGCTCGCCCGGATCGAGACGATCCCCGACGACGATCTCTTCGAGCCGGGCCGGCACGGATGGCTCGCCGGCGCGCTCGCCGAGCCCGTGCACGAGTGCCTCGGCGGCCACTATGCGTGGGCGGTCGAGGTGATCTCGACCGCGACGGAGGCGCGAGCCTAG